In Pseudomonas sp. GCEP-101, one DNA window encodes the following:
- a CDS encoding GFA family protein: MEHQGSCHCGQIAFEVEGDVGDVVSCNCSICRRKGSLLWFVPRGKLKLTTPESAMSTYTFNTHRIEHRFCPTCGCAPLAYADAPDGTPMAAINVRCLPGVDLAGLTVKEYDGKSV, from the coding sequence ATGGAGCACCAGGGCAGCTGCCATTGCGGGCAGATCGCGTTCGAAGTGGAAGGGGACGTCGGCGACGTCGTGTCATGCAACTGCTCGATCTGCCGGCGCAAGGGCTCGCTGCTGTGGTTCGTGCCGCGCGGCAAGCTGAAGCTGACCACTCCTGAGAGTGCGATGAGCACCTATACGTTCAACACCCACCGCATCGAACACCGCTTCTGCCCCACCTGCGGCTGCGCGCCGCTGGCCTACGCCGACGCACCGGACGGCACGCCGATGGCGGCGATCAACGTGCGCTGCCTGCCGGGAGTGGACCTGGCCGGGCTGACGGTGAAGGAGTACGACGGCAAGAGCGTGTGA
- a CDS encoding flavin reductase family protein — MQLDFTQLPKAEAYRWLASTVTPRPIAWVTTLSADGTSNLAPFSFFQVVSDSPPTLLVNTSVREDGSLKDTLHNVRETGELVIQLVSAAQAEQMNATAAWLPRGVSEIEHAGIATLPSERVAPPRVAGAPVAFECQLAEIMPYPADNPASMLIFARVLLAHIDDAVMQDARHVDPAKLDLVGRLGGTQYSYTRDTFSMIRPK; from the coding sequence ATGCAACTCGACTTCACCCAACTGCCCAAGGCCGAGGCCTACCGCTGGCTGGCATCCACCGTCACGCCGCGCCCGATCGCCTGGGTCACCACGCTGTCGGCGGACGGCACCAGCAACCTCGCGCCGTTCAGCTTCTTCCAGGTCGTCAGCGACTCGCCGCCGACCCTGCTGGTCAACACCAGCGTGCGCGAGGACGGCAGCCTCAAGGACACCCTGCACAACGTGCGCGAGACCGGCGAGCTGGTGATCCAGCTGGTCAGCGCTGCCCAGGCCGAGCAGATGAACGCCACCGCCGCCTGGCTGCCCCGCGGCGTCAGCGAGATCGAGCACGCCGGCATCGCCACCCTGCCCAGCGAGCGCGTGGCGCCGCCGCGCGTGGCCGGCGCACCGGTGGCCTTCGAATGCCAGTTGGCGGAAATCATGCCGTACCCGGCGGACAACCCCGCCAGCATGCTGATCTTCGCCCGCGTGCTGCTGGCGCATATCGACGACGCGGTGATGCAGGACGCTCGCCACGTCGACCCGGCAAAGCTGGACCTGGTCGGTCGCCTGGGCGGCACCCAGTACAGCTACACCCGCGACACCTTCAGCATGATCCGCCCGAAGTAA
- a CDS encoding methyl-accepting chemotaxis protein: MAATVHDVARNAEEAASSAEQADGKVASGQDVVRQTLGRIEQLADAVRAATDSIEQLGRESQSIGSVLDVIKNVAEQTNLLALNAAIEAARAGEQGRGFAVVADEVRALARRTQQSTAEIETLIAALQNGASTSVQRMQRSHALVEMTVGDAVQTEAALGTIASAVAVIHQMNQQIAAASEQQSAVAEEISRSVSSIRGIADESAQAMESTASSSVELAQLSRELQGLVGQFRL, encoded by the coding sequence ATGGCCGCCACCGTCCACGACGTGGCGCGCAACGCCGAGGAGGCCGCCAGCTCTGCCGAGCAGGCCGACGGCAAGGTCGCCAGCGGCCAGGACGTGGTGCGCCAGACCCTCGGCCGGATCGAGCAACTGGCCGACGCGGTGCGCGCGGCCACCGACAGCATCGAGCAGCTCGGCCGCGAGAGCCAGAGCATCGGCAGCGTGCTGGACGTGATCAAGAACGTCGCCGAGCAGACCAACCTGCTGGCGCTCAACGCCGCCATCGAGGCCGCGCGGGCCGGCGAGCAGGGCAGGGGCTTCGCCGTGGTGGCGGACGAGGTGCGCGCGCTGGCGCGCCGTACCCAGCAGTCCACCGCCGAGATCGAGACGCTGATCGCCGCCCTGCAGAACGGCGCCAGCACCTCGGTGCAGCGCATGCAGCGCAGTCACGCGCTGGTGGAGATGACCGTGGGCGATGCGGTGCAGACCGAGGCTGCGCTGGGCACCATTGCCTCGGCGGTGGCGGTGATCCATCAGATGAACCAGCAGATCGCCGCCGCGTCCGAGCAGCAGAGCGCCGTGGCCGAAGAGATCAGCCGCAGCGTCAGCAGTATCCGTGGCATCGCCGACGAGTCGGCACAGGCCATGGAGTCCACCGCGTCGTCCAGCGTCGAGCTGGCGCAGCTCAGCCGCGAACTACAGGGGCTGGTCGGGCAGTTCCGCCTCTGA
- a CDS encoding SulP family inorganic anion transporter, with protein MLLARWLPGLDSLLHYRSDWLPRDIQAGLSVAAVQIPTAIAYSQIIGFPPQVGLYACILPMLIYAIVGSSRQLMVGPDAATAAMVAAAITPLAAGNPERLLQLSMIVAVMVGALSIAAGFARAGFVASFLSRPTLVGYLNGIGLSLIAGQLGKILGYHSETSGFVRGLIALVRNLADTHLPTLALGIGTLALMILLPRRYPKIPGALVGVLFASLVAALFGLDQYGIKLLGEVPQGLPHLSWPKTSVEELGSLFRDAMGITIVSFCSAMLTARSFAARHGYSVDANHEFMALGMANIGAGISQGFVISGADSRTAVNDMVGGKSQMVGVVAALVIGLVLLLFSKPLGWVPMPALGAVLLMAGWGLIDFRALRGFWALSRFEFGLCVLTTVGVLSVGVLPGIFVAIMLALLRLLYLTYRPHDAVMGWVHGIDGQVEVEQYPTARTLPGLVIYRFDAPILFFNADYFKQRLLDVVAQAPNARAVLLNAEGILNLDISGLTTLREVQQTLDAQGVHLSLARVTGETLAMLKRSGALGEVKPPLVFSSVRAGVNAYRRWHRQGKRKLAVNAPPSEAELPDQPL; from the coding sequence ATGTTGCTCGCCCGTTGGCTGCCCGGCCTGGACAGCCTGCTGCATTACCGTTCCGACTGGCTGCCGCGCGATATCCAGGCCGGTCTGTCGGTGGCCGCGGTGCAGATTCCCACTGCCATCGCCTATTCGCAGATCATCGGCTTCCCGCCCCAGGTCGGGCTCTACGCCTGCATCCTGCCGATGCTGATCTACGCCATCGTCGGCAGCTCCCGGCAACTGATGGTCGGCCCGGACGCCGCCACCGCCGCCATGGTCGCGGCGGCCATCACGCCCTTGGCCGCCGGCAACCCGGAGCGCCTGCTGCAATTGTCGATGATCGTCGCGGTGATGGTCGGCGCGTTGTCCATCGCCGCCGGTTTCGCCCGGGCCGGCTTCGTTGCCAGCTTCCTCTCGCGGCCGACGCTGGTGGGGTATCTCAACGGCATCGGCCTGAGCCTGATCGCCGGCCAGCTGGGCAAGATCCTCGGCTACCACAGCGAGACCAGCGGCTTCGTCCGAGGCCTGATCGCCCTGGTGCGCAACCTGGCCGACACGCACCTGCCAACCCTGGCGCTGGGCATCGGCACGCTGGCGCTGATGATCCTGCTGCCGCGGCGCTACCCGAAGATCCCCGGCGCGCTGGTGGGCGTGCTGTTCGCCTCGCTGGTCGCCGCGCTGTTCGGCCTCGACCAGTACGGCATCAAGCTGCTCGGCGAAGTGCCGCAGGGCCTGCCCCACCTGAGCTGGCCGAAGACCAGCGTCGAGGAGCTGGGCAGCCTGTTCCGCGATGCCATGGGCATCACCATCGTCAGCTTCTGCAGTGCCATGCTCACCGCGCGCAGCTTCGCCGCCCGCCATGGCTATAGCGTGGACGCCAACCACGAGTTCATGGCGCTGGGCATGGCCAATATCGGCGCGGGGATTTCCCAGGGCTTCGTCATCAGCGGCGCCGACTCGCGCACGGCGGTGAACGACATGGTCGGCGGCAAGAGCCAGATGGTCGGAGTGGTGGCCGCACTGGTGATCGGCCTGGTCCTGCTGCTGTTCAGCAAGCCGCTGGGCTGGGTGCCGATGCCGGCGCTGGGCGCGGTGCTGCTGATGGCCGGCTGGGGCCTGATCGACTTCCGCGCGCTGCGCGGCTTCTGGGCCCTGAGCCGGTTCGAGTTCGGCCTGTGCGTGCTGACCACGGTCGGCGTGCTCAGCGTCGGCGTGCTGCCAGGCATCTTCGTCGCCATCATGCTCGCCCTGCTGCGCCTGCTCTACCTCACCTATCGCCCGCACGACGCGGTCATGGGCTGGGTGCACGGCATCGACGGCCAGGTGGAAGTCGAGCAATACCCCACCGCACGCACCCTGCCGGGGCTGGTGATCTACCGCTTCGACGCGCCGATCCTGTTCTTCAATGCCGATTACTTCAAGCAGCGTCTGCTCGACGTGGTGGCGCAGGCGCCGAACGCGCGGGCGGTGCTGCTCAATGCCGAGGGCATCCTCAACCTGGACATCAGCGGCCTGACCACGCTGCGCGAAGTGCAGCAGACGCTCGACGCCCAGGGTGTGCACCTGTCCCTGGCGCGGGTCACCGGCGAAACCCTGGCAATGCTCAAGCGCTCCGGCGCGCTGGGCGAGGTGAAACCGCCGCTGGTGTTCAGCTCGGTGCGCGCCGGTGTCAACGCCTACCGGCGCTGGCACAGACAGGGCAAGCGCAAGCTGGCCGTCAACGCTCCGCCATCAGAGGCGGAACTGCCCGACCAGCCCCTGTAG
- a CDS encoding NADP-dependent oxidoreductase, with protein sequence MSAQINRQFQLAQRPVGAATRDTFAYVETPVGEPGPGQILVKNLYLSLDPAMRGWMNDAKSYIAPVAIGDVMRALGVGKVIASQHPDFKVGDEVNGALGVQDYFLGEPKGFYKVDSQRAPLPLYLSALGMTGMTAYFGFLDVGLPQAGDTVVVSGAAGAVGSVVGQIAKIKGCRVVGIAGGADKCRYLVEELGFDGAIDYKAEDVPAGLKRECPKGVNVFFDNVGGDILDAVLGRLAPKARVVICGAISQYNNKEAVRGPANYLSLLVNRARMEGMVVMDYAHRFQEGFKDMATWIAEGKLKSKEDIVEGLETFPETLAKLFSGENFGKLVLKV encoded by the coding sequence ATGTCCGCCCAGATCAACCGCCAGTTCCAGCTCGCCCAGCGCCCGGTCGGCGCCGCCACCCGCGACACCTTCGCCTACGTGGAAACCCCGGTCGGCGAGCCCGGCCCAGGGCAGATCCTGGTGAAGAACCTTTACCTGTCGCTGGACCCGGCCATGCGCGGCTGGATGAACGACGCCAAGTCCTACATCGCCCCAGTGGCCATCGGCGACGTGATGCGCGCGCTGGGCGTCGGCAAGGTGATCGCCTCGCAACACCCGGACTTCAAGGTCGGCGACGAAGTGAACGGCGCCCTGGGCGTGCAGGATTACTTCCTCGGCGAGCCCAAGGGCTTCTACAAGGTCGACAGCCAGCGCGCGCCGCTGCCGCTGTACCTCTCCGCGCTGGGCATGACCGGCATGACCGCCTACTTCGGCTTCCTCGACGTCGGCCTGCCCCAGGCCGGTGACACCGTGGTGGTCTCCGGCGCCGCCGGCGCGGTGGGCAGCGTGGTCGGGCAGATCGCCAAGATCAAGGGCTGCCGCGTGGTCGGCATCGCCGGCGGCGCCGACAAGTGCCGCTACCTGGTGGAGGAGCTGGGCTTCGACGGCGCCATCGACTACAAGGCCGAGGACGTGCCCGCCGGCCTCAAGCGCGAGTGCCCCAAGGGCGTCAATGTGTTCTTCGACAACGTCGGCGGCGACATCCTCGACGCGGTACTGGGCCGCCTGGCGCCCAAGGCGCGGGTGGTGATCTGCGGTGCGATCAGCCAGTACAACAACAAGGAGGCCGTGCGCGGTCCGGCCAACTACCTGTCGCTGCTGGTCAACCGCGCGCGCATGGAAGGCATGGTGGTGATGGATTACGCCCACCGCTTCCAGGAAGGCTTCAAGGACATGGCGACCTGGATCGCCGAAGGCAAGCTGAAGTCGAAGGAAGACATCGTCGAAGGCCTGGAAACCTTCCCCGAAACCCTGGCCAAGCTGTTCAGCGGCGAGAACTTCGGCAAGCTGGTGCTGAAGGTCTGA
- a CDS encoding SDR family oxidoreductase has product MSQLLSGQVALVTGAANGIGRATAQAFAQQGVKVVVSDVDAKGGEATVELIRAAGGEATFIRCDVTRDAEVKALVEGTVAAYGRLDYAFNNAGIEIEKGKLADGEESEFDAIIGVNVKGVWLCMKHQIPVMLAQGGGAIVNTASVAGLGAAPKMSIYAASKHAVIGLTKSAAIEYAKKKIRINAVCPAVIDTDMFRRAYEADPKKAEFAAAMHPVGRVGRVEEIASAVLYLCSDNAGFTTGIALPVDGGATAI; this is encoded by the coding sequence ATGAGTCAGCTGCTTTCCGGCCAGGTTGCCCTGGTCACCGGCGCCGCCAACGGCATCGGCCGCGCCACCGCCCAGGCCTTCGCCCAGCAGGGCGTCAAGGTCGTGGTTTCCGACGTCGATGCCAAGGGCGGCGAAGCCACCGTCGAGCTGATCCGCGCGGCGGGCGGCGAGGCCACCTTCATCCGCTGCGACGTGACCCGCGACGCCGAGGTCAAGGCGCTGGTGGAGGGCACCGTGGCCGCCTACGGTCGCCTGGACTACGCCTTCAACAACGCCGGCATCGAGATCGAGAAGGGCAAGCTGGCCGACGGCGAGGAAAGCGAGTTCGACGCCATCATCGGCGTGAACGTGAAGGGCGTCTGGCTGTGCATGAAGCACCAGATTCCGGTGATGCTGGCGCAAGGCGGTGGCGCCATCGTCAACACCGCCTCGGTTGCCGGCCTGGGCGCCGCGCCGAAGATGAGCATCTACGCCGCCTCCAAGCACGCGGTGATCGGCCTGACCAAGTCCGCCGCCATCGAGTACGCGAAGAAGAAAATCCGCATCAACGCCGTGTGCCCGGCGGTCATCGACACCGACATGTTCCGCCGTGCCTACGAGGCCGACCCGAAGAAGGCCGAGTTCGCCGCCGCCATGCACCCGGTGGGCCGCGTCGGTCGCGTCGAGGAGATCGCCTCCGCCGTGCTCTACCTGTGCAGCGACAACGCCGGCTTCACCACCGGCATCGCCCTGCCGGTGGATGGCGGCGCCACGGCGATCTGA